Proteins encoded within one genomic window of Stigmatopora argus isolate UIUO_Sarg chromosome 21, RoL_Sarg_1.0, whole genome shotgun sequence:
- the ptp4a2b gene encoding protein tyrosine phosphatase type IVA 2, whose amino-acid sequence MGRLANMNRPAAVEITYECMRFLITHNPTNATLNKFTEELKKFAVHTLVRVCESTYDKAPVEKEGIQVLDWPFDDGAPPPTHIVDDWLKLLNTKFREEPGCCIAVHCVAGLGRAPVLVALALIETGMKYEDAVQFIRQKRRGAFNSKQLLYLEKYRPKMRLRFKDPNGHSCSVQ is encoded by the exons ATGGG ccgTCTCGCCAACATGAACCGCCCCGCTGCAGTCGAGATTACCTACGAGTGCATGAGGTTCCTTATCACCCACAATCCTACCAACGCCACCCTCAACAAGTTCACCGAG GAGCTAAAAAAGTTTGCGGTGCACACACTGGTGAGAGTATGTGAATCCACCTACGACAAGGCCCCCGTGGAGAAGGAAGGGATTCAGGTTTTG GATTGGCCCTTCGACGATGGTGCCCCTCCCCCAACCCACATTGTGGACGACTGGCTCAAGCTCCTCAATACCAAGTTTCGAGAGGAACCCGGGTGCTGCATCGCCGTGCATTGCGTGGCGGGACTCGGACG CGCTCCGGTCTTGGTGGCCTTGGCTCTCATTGAGACTGGGATGAAGTATGAGGATGCTGTTCAGTTCATACGCCA GAAGAGACGCGGAGCCTTCAACTCCAAACAGCTTCTTTACCTCGAAAAATATCGGCCGAAAATGCGCCTGCGCTTCAAGGATCCCAACGGC
- the col8a2 gene encoding collagen alpha-2(VIII) chain has protein sequence MPGMLSTMLLAPVCTLLMLGGHVLAGGYPPMPHMKYMQPMMKGPVGPPFREGKGHYVDMPPMVDVKGEPGPQGKPGPRGPSGPPGIPGKPGLGNPGLNGQPGPQGPPGFPGIGKPGLPGLPGKIGQKGMPGLTGEVGPRGEPGLRGQSGQPGLPGPAGLSLNGKPGLPGVRGPPGSRGEPGTKGISGPPGERGSKGENGNGTPGPSGVRGPPGLKGSPGPPGFPGIGKPGAKGLPGLGGFKGDQGLPGDRGEPGEAGLPGLQGQPGPIGIGKPGIDGSPGAPGPLGHKGEQGLRGTPGFPGTPGFGKPGLNGPKGDKGHPGLTGLPGNKGEQGTGGPVGEPGLSGQPGPPGIHGPMGLPGKHGMPGVKGELGPQGPPGLPGLRGDQGPSGNIGKPGIPGDKGLPGPNGAIGKPGAKGEAGHIGLPGNPGLTGLQGHKGEAGFMGTPGPRGQSGIPGLQGPMGPMGPQGGPGLKGESGLPGLPGMGKVGEKGPIGPQGPPGKPGTAGLNGTPGPPGPPGPAGLPGNGQAVVAGPTDSELEGGEVPGNRKGPAYSQGPLSASLAPAFTAILSKPFPPSGMPIVFDRTLYNGQNAYNPSSGIFTAPLSGVYYFAYHVHVKGTSLWVALYKNNVPATYTYDEYKKGYMDQASGSAVLELKEGDQVWVQMPSDQANGLYSTEYIHSSFSGFLLCPT, from the exons ATGCCCGGAATGCTGTCCACCATGTTGCTAGCCCCCGTCTGCACGCTGCTAATGCTCGGGGGGCACGTTCTTGCCGGAGGTTACCCCCCCATGCCTCACATGAAGTACATGCAACCCATGATGAAAGGGCCCGTGGGCCCACCTTTCCGGGAGGGTAAAGGCCATTATGTGG ATATGCCACCCATGGTAGATGTGAAGGGGGAGCCAGGACCCCAAGGTAAGCCTGGACCAAGAGGACCTTCCGGTCCTCCAGGAATTCCAGGAAAACCTGGACTTGGGAACCCCGGCCTCAACGGGCAGCCAGGTCCCCAGGGCCCCCCTGGCTTTCCAGGAATCGGTAAACCAGGACTGCCAGGCCTACCGGGAAAGATCGGACAAAAGGGGATGCCGGGTCTTACTGGCGAGGTCGGGCCTCGTGGTGAACCGGGTCTCAGGGGTCAATCGGGACAGCCAGGACTGCCGGGCCCAGCGGGCCTGTCTCTGAATGGGAAGCCCGGGCTTCCAGGCGTGAGAGGACCGCCTGGTTCTCGGGGAGAACCGGGAACAAAAGGCATATCGGGCCCACCGGGTGAACGCGGGAGTAAGGGGGAGAATGGCAATGGGACACCGGGACCCTCTGGTGTCAGAGGTCCTCCCGGATTGAAAGGTAGTCCAGGACCACCAGGTTTTCCGGGAATTGGCAAGCCCGGAGCGAAAGGTTTGCCAGGACTGGGTGGTTTTAAAGGTGATCAAGGACTTCCAGGCGATCGAGGGGAACCGGGAGAAGCCGGGCTTCCGGGTCTACAAGGTCAACCAGGTCCCATTGGGATAGGAAAGCCTGGAATTGATGGATCGCCAGGAGCGCCCGGTCCCCTAGGTCACAAAGGTGAGCAAGGGCTCAGGGGTACCCCCGGATTTCCTGGTACTCCAGGCTTTGGAAAACCTGGTCTCAATGGGCCAAAGGGGGATAAGGGTCATCCTGGCTTAACCGGTCTACCTGGCAACAAAGGAGAGCAAGGAACGGGGGGTCCAGTTGGTGAGCCGGGTCTTAGTGGTCAACCAGGACCCCCAGGAATTCACGGCCCAATGGGACTTCCTGGGAAACACGGCATGCCAGGGGTCAAGGGAGAACTGGGGCCCCAAGGACCTCCGGGGCTGCCTGGTCTCAGGGGTGACCAGGGTCCCAGTGGAAACATAGGAAAACCCGGTATACCCGGAGACAAGGGCCTACCCGGGCCAAACGGAGCCATCGGGAAACCCGGAGCCAAAGGCGAAGCGGGACACATAGGCCTACCAGGTAATCCTGGCCTGACGGGTCTTCAGGGACATAAAGGTGAGGCGGGATTCATGGGAACGCCTGGCCCCAGAGGCCAGTCGGGCATCCCCGGTCTTCAGGGTCCCATGGGCCCGATGGGACCGCAGGGAGGCCCGGGATTGAAGGGCGAATCCGGACTTCCGGGACTTCCGGGAATGGGCAAAGTGGGCGAAAAAGGACCTATTGGTCCTCAAGGTCCTCCGGGGAAACCAGGCACCGCCGGACTTAATGGAACCCCCGGCCCGCCCGGCCCCCCGGGGCCCGCGGGCCTTCCGGGGAACGGCCAAGCGGTCGTCGCGGGTCCCACCGATTCCGAATTGGAAGGGGGCGAAGTGCCGGGAAACCGAAAAGGTCCGGCCTACAGTCAAGGCCCGCTTTCGGCCTCGTTGGCACCCGCCTTCACGGCCATCCTCTCCAAGCCCTTCCCTCCCTCCGGGATGCCCATCGTATTCGACAGGACTCTGTACAACGGGCAAAACGCCTACAATCCCTCCAGCGGCATATTCACGGCTCCCCTCTCGGGGGTCTACTACTTTGCGTACCACGTGCACGTGAAGGGAACCAGCTTATGGGTGGCCCTGTACAAGAACAATGTGCCGGCCACGTACACCTACGACGAATACAAGAAAGGCTACATGGACCAGGCGTCCGGCAGCGCCGTCCTGGAGCTGAAAGAAGGCGACCAGGTCTGGGTCCAGATGCCCTCGGATCAGGCCAACGGTCTCTATTCCACCGAGTACATCCACTCCTCCTTCTCAGGATTCCTGCTCTGCCCCACATAA